In Accipiter gentilis chromosome 17, bAccGen1.1, whole genome shotgun sequence, one DNA window encodes the following:
- the SPTB gene encoding spectrin beta chain, erythrocytic isoform X2 produces MTSANDYEQLELQQQYTRFNIPWEASDDELDNDNSSARLFERSRIKALADEREAVQKKTFTKWVNSHLARVTCRISDLYMDLRDGRVLIKLLEVLSGELLPKPTKGRMRIHCLENVDKALQFLKEQRVHLENMGSHDIVDGNHRLVLGLIWTIILRFQIQDIIMQTQEGRETRSARDALLLWCQMKTAGYSHVNVTNFTSSWKDGLAFNALIHRHRPELFDFQNLTKSNARHNLEHAFSVAERHLGITPLLDPEDVFTENPDEKSIITYVVAFYHYFSKMKVLEVEGRRLGKVIEHAKETERMIEGYGGLASNLLTWIEQTIVSLNSRSFANSLAGVQHQLQAFSTYRTVEKPPRFQEKGNLEVLLFTIQSRMRANNQRVYTPHEGRLVSDINRAWEQLEKAEHERELALRTELIRQEKLEQLARRFDRKAAMREAWLSENQRLVAQDNFGQDLPAVEAAKKKHEAIETDTAAYRERVQAIEAVAKELEVEGYHDIQRINRRKDNILRLWEQLLELLAARRQRLEMNLALQHLFQEMLHSIDWMDEVKVQLASPESGKHLLEAEELLQTHRLLEGDMALQAEKTRAISAAALRFADAEGYRPCDPKVIRDRVSHLELCRRELQVLAARRRALLEQSRSLWTCLWELDEAEGWIKEQEQLYSSLDFGKDLAGVLLLQRRHAAFEAELRSRGDRLERALAAGEGLAAAGQAAGRLRERGAAVRALWAQLEELAAFRRRGLREAEGFFQFQVEAEELAEGLQDARRRAAAEELGQDESHTRALLRQHCELLEEMAAAREQLDGLAQRAEGFPPELRAGPEAQSRLAALRELHAEAAALAERRGRQLQDALNLYTVFGESDACHLWMGSKETWLGQLEVPQALEDLDVAQHRLDGLEQEMATVASQIAAVNQAADGLLASGHPRSPQVRQCREQLNERWDRFRELVSERRRAVGSALRLLNYRLESEETRQWLQSKARAVEATAELGRDLAGVLATQRKLYGIERELAVAEDRLVALRSQADRLAEERPDVAGETAERLLAAVAAWGELQEALGERAASLGEAGQLRRFLQDLDDFQAWLFGAQKAVAAADEVPASLAEAEELLRRHEAAQRDAEEHAAAFAALMESGERVVGEQEDPQYEGLRQRLRGVEAGWAALGRMAETRHRFLAQCRSFQEFLRDAKQAEILLANQEYTLAHLELPATLEGSAAALRRFQDFRAGMESSAEKVPEVVAGGTKLVAEGNIFAEKIAEKCQSLQERHGAVMVKAEEAAGLLQDNHELQTFLQSCREFNAWVEEKMLTAQDTSYGEARGLHGKWQKHQAFMAELASNQGWLEKIETEGKELASRKPRYSEVVAQRLDELRGRWDGLRGAAEEKGRRLFEANRSALYARSYGELESWLGQAEEELRAAEQAKDLTATNLLLKKLMRLEEQVGMWMKELEELGWQGPTPAGDVPDADGHEQRLRRRFLDLLEQLERRRKELETTKAIYQLGRDLEDETLWVQERLPLARSTEHGTDLPSVQRLAKRNETLQKELAGHAPRLAEVLSRGEVAASGDEPSPELEARVQELQGLWETLRAEAAARHRRLQEAGEAQQYYLDAGEAEAWVSEQELFMGAEEKPKDEESGLVMLKRHVRQQRSIEDYGQTIKELAGRAQQLLSAGHPEGEQIIRLQGQVDKHYAGLKEAAEERRRRLENMSHLFQLKREVEDLEQWIAERDVVASSQEMGQDLDHVTLLREKFREFARETGSVGQERVDRVNLAIEDLIDAGHAEAATMAEWKDGLNESWADLLELIDTRMQLLAASHDLHKYFYDGAELLALIAARRQELPQDLGEDVGTVEAFHRMHSAFERDLQLLEAQVQQFRETAARLQTAYAGEKAASIQEQEQEVARALRALLEACSGRRARLVDTADKHRFFGMARDLLSWMESTVRQIETQEKPRDVSSVELLMKYHQGIRAEVDARGKSFTACIELGKKLLQRKHQDSPEIKAKLVELVDKRKAMMETWEQRWDRLRLLLEVCQFSRDASVAESWLMAQEPYLASSDYGQTVDAVEKLLKRHEAFEKSSATWEERIAALRKLTTLELLGERTLREGLARDGVTRAEAPDYRLDLDGELEAGSEEEEEEEKREGASMRDVSPPATDGPELLARMTGDEEPALPSPGPPREEPEEPATLPARTCSIQLEGYLGRKHDLEAATKRASNRSWSTRYCVLRGGQLAFFKDAKSRALGQPCHGEEPLGLRDALCEVAAGYKKKKHVFKLRLSNGSVWLFHGKDEDELQAWLQGLSTAITECRSSREKAQSLPLPPAPPEPPLPRKDKEKRFSFFPKKK; encoded by the exons ATGACCTCGGCGAATGACTAcgagcagctggagctgcagcagcagtacaCCCGTTTCAACATCCCCTGGGAAGCCTCCGACGATGAGCTGGACAACGACAACAGCTCGGCGCGCCTCTTCGAGCGCTCCCGCATCAAAGCCCTGGCAG ACGAGCGGGAGGCCGTGCAGAAGAAAACCTTCACCAAGTGGGTGAACTCGCACTTGGCTCGCGTCACTTGCCGCATCTCAGACCTCTACATGGACCTCCGGGATGGGCGGGTGCTCATCAAGCTGCTGGAGGTGTTGTCAGGAGAGCTTCTG CCCAAGCCCACCAAGGGCCGGATGCGGATCCACTGCTTGGAGAATGTGGACAAGGCTCTGCAGTTCCTGAAGGAGCAGCGGGTGCACCTGGAGAACATGGGCTCCCACGATATCGTGGATGGCAACCACCGTCTCGTCCTCGGCCTCATCTGGACCATCATCCTCCGCTTCCAG ATCCAGGATATCATCATGCAGACACAGGAGGGCCGGGAGACACGCTCGGCCAGGGACGCGCTGCTACTCTGGTGCCAGATGAAGACGGCAGG GTACTCCCATGTGAACGTCACCAACTTCACCTCGAGCTGGAAGGATGGGCTGGCCTTCAACGCCCTCATCCACCGGCACAG GCCCGAGCTGTTTGACTTCCAAAATCTGACCAAATCCAATGCCCGGCACAACCTGGAGCACGCGTTCAGCGTGGCGGAGCGGCATCTGGGCATCACCCCCCTCCTTGACCCCGAAG ATGTGTTCACGGAGAACCCCGACGAGAAGTCCATCATCACCTACGTGGTGGCCTTCTACCACTACTTCTCCAAGATGAAGGTGCTGGAGGTGGAGGGCAGACGTCTGGGCAAG gTCATTGAGCACGCCAAGGAGACGGAGCGAATGATCGAGGGCTATGGGGGACTGGCTTCCAACTTGCTCACCTGGATCGAGCAGACCATCGTCTCCCTCAACAGCCGCAGCTTCGCCAACTCGCTGGCCGGGGTGCAGCACCAGCTGCAAGCCTTCAGCACCTACCGCACCGTGGAGAAGCCCCCCAG GTTTCAGGAGAAAGGCAACCTGGAggtgctgctcttcaccatccagTCGCGGATGCGAGCCAACAACCAGCGCGTCTACACCCCGCACGAGGGGCGCCTAGTCTCCGACATCAACCGG GCCTGGgaacagctggagaaagcagagcATGAGCGGGAGCTGGCGTTGCGCACCGAGCTCATCCGGCAGGAGAAACTGGAGCAGCTGGCGCGGCGCTTTGACCGCAAAGCGGCCATGCGGGAGGCCTGGCTGAGCGAGAACCAGCGCTTGGTGGCACAG GACAACTTCGGCCAGGACCTGCCGGCGGTGGAGGCGGCTAAGAAGAAGCATGAAGCCATCGAGACGGACACGGCCGCCTACAGGGAGCGGGTGCAGGCCATCGAGGCGGTGGCGAAAGAGCTGGAGGTGGAGGGCTACCACGACATCCAGCGCATCAACAGGCGCAAGGACAACATCCTGCGGCTCTGGGAGCAGCTCCTGGAGCTGCTGGCCGCCCGGCGCCAGCGCCTGGAGATGAACCTCGCCCTGCAGCACCTCTTCCAGGAGATGCTCCATAGCATCGACTGGATGGATGAGGTCAAG GTGCAGCTGGCATCGCCCGAATCCGGGAAGCACCTTCTGGAGGCAGAGGAGCTACTGCAGACCCACCGGCTGCTGGAGGGTGACATGGCCCTGCAGGCGGAGAAGACACGGGCCATCAGCGCCGCTGCCCTCCGCTTTGCCGACGCTGAGG GCTACCGTCCCTGCGACCCCAAAGTCATCCGGGACCGCGTGAGCCACCTGGAGCTGTGCCGGCGGGAGCTGCAGGTGCTGGCGGCCCGAAGGAGAGCCTTGCTGGAGCAGTCCCGATCCCTCTGGACCTGCCTGTGGGAGCTGGATGAGGCGGAGGGCTGGAtcaaggagcaggagcagctctACTCCTCCCTGGACTTTGGGAAGGACCTGGCGGGTGTGCTGCTGCTCCAGCGCCGGCACGCTGCATTCGAGGCCGAGCTGCGGAGCCGGGGCGACCGGCTGGagcgggcgctggcggcgggcgAGGGTCTGGCGGCGGCGGGCCAGGCGGCCGGCCGGCTGCGGGAGCGGGGGGCTGCGGTGCGGGCGCTGTGGGCGCAGCTGGAAGAGCTGGCGGCTTTCCGCCGGCGCGGCTTGCGGGAGGCCGAGGGCTTCTTCCAGTTCCAGGTGGAAGCGGAGGAGCTGGCGGAGGGACTGCAGGAcgcccgccggcgggcggccgcCGAAGAGCTGGGCCAGGACGAATCCCACACCCGCGCCCTGCTGCGGCAGCACTGcgagctgctggaggagatggCGGCCGCCCGGGAACAGCTGGACGGGCTAGCCCAGCGAGCCGAGGGCTTCCCCCCGGAGCTGCGGGCCGGCCCCGAGGCGCAGAGCCGGCTGGCGGCCCTGCGGGAGCTGCACGCCGAGGCGGCCGCCCTGGCCGAGCGGCGAGGCCGCCAGCTGCAGGACGCCCTCAACCTCTACACTGTTTTCGGGGAGAGCGATGCCTGCCACCTCTGGATGGGGTCCAAGGAGACCTggctggggcagctggaggtCCCCCAGGCGCTGGAGGACCTGGACGTGGCGCAGCACAG GCTGGacgggctggagcaggagatggccaCCGTGGCTTCCCAGATCGCTGCCGTCAACCAGGCAGCCGACGGGCTGCTGGCGAGCGGgcacccccgcagcccccaggtCCGGCAGTGCCGGGAGCAACTCAACGAGAG GTGGGACCGGTTCAGGGAGCTGGTGTCCGAGCGTCGCCGGGCGGTGGGCTCGGCGCTGCGCCTCCTCAACTACCGTCTGGAGAGCGAGGAGACCCGGCAATGGCTGCAGAGCAAAGCCCGGGCGGTCGAGGCCACCGCCGAGCTGGGCCGGGACCTGGCCGGCGTCCTGGCCACCCAACGCAAGCTCTACGGCATCGAGCGGGAACTGGCAGTCGCCGAGGACCGTCTGGTGGCCCTGCGCTCCCAGGCTGACCGCCTGGCCGAGGAACGACCTGACGTGGCCGGAGAGACGGCCGAGCGGCTGTTGGCGGCGGTGGCCGCCTGGGGGGAACTGCAGGAGGCCCTGGGGGAACGGGCGGCCTCTCTGGGGGAAGCCGGGCAGCTCCGGCGCTTCTTGCAGGACCTGGATGACTTCCAGGCTTGGCTCTTCGGAGCTCAGAAAGCCGTGGCGGCTGCCGACGAGGTGCCGGCCTCTTTGGCCGAGGCGGAGGAGCTGCTGCGGCGGCACGAGGCCGCCCAGCGGGACGCGGAAGAGCACGCGGCCGCATTTGCCGCCTTGATGGAGTCGGGGGAGCGGGTGGTGGGCGAGCAGGAGGACCCCCAGTATGAGGGGCTGCGGCAGCGCCTGCGCGGCGTGGAGGCCGGCTGGGCTGCCCTGGGCAGGATGGCGGAGACCCGGCACCGCTTCCTCGCCCAGTGCCGCAGCTTCCAGGAGTTCCTCCGCGACGCCAAGCAGGCGGAGATCCTCCTCGCTAACCAG GAGTACACGCTGGCCCACTTGGAGCTGCCCGCCACACTGGAGGGCTCGGCTGCTGCCCTGCGCCGCTTCCAGGACTTCCGCGCCGGCATGGAGAGCAGTGCCGAGAAGGTCCCCGAGGTGGTGGCCGGCGGTACCAAGCTGGTGGCCGAGGGAAACATCTTTGCCGAGAAGATTGCCGAGAAGTGCCAGTCCCTCCAGGAGCG GCACGGAGCGGTCATGGTCAAGGCGGAGGAGGCGGCAGGTTTGCTGCAGGACAACCACGAGCTGCAgacctttctgcagagctgccggGAG TTCAACGCCTGGGTGGAGGAGAAGATGCTGACGGCACAGGACACCTCCTACGGCGAAGCTCGTGGCCTCCACGGCAAGTGGCAGAAGCACCAGGCGTTCATGGCCGAGCTGGCATCTAACCAGGGCTGGCTGGAGAAGATCGAGACG gaggggaaggagctggcGAGCCGCAAGCCGCGGTACAGCGAGGTGGTGGCGCAGCGACTGGACGAGCTGCGCGGGCGGTGGGACGGGCTGCGCGGTGCCGCTGAGGAGAAGGGCCGGCGGCTCTTTGAGGCCAACCGCTCGGCGCTGTACGCCCGGAGCTACGGGGAGCTGGAGAGCTGGCTGGGGCAGGCGGAGGAGGAGCTGCGCGCCGCCGAGCAGGCCAAGGACCTCACCGCCACCAACCTGTTGCTGAAGAAGCTGATG AGGCTGGAAGAGCAAGTGGGCATGTGGATGAAGGAGTTGGAGGAGCTGGGGTGGCAGGGTCCCACCCCTGCCGGGGATGTGCCGGATGCTGATGGGCACGAGCAGAGGCTCCGGAGGCGATTCCTTGACCTGTTggagcagctggagaggaggaggaaggagctggagaCCACCAAGGCCATCTACCAGCTCGGGCGGGATCTAGAGGATGAGACG CTGTGGGTGCAGGAGCGGCTGCCTCTGGCGAGGTCGACGGAGCATGGCACCGACCTCCCGAGCGTGCAGCGCCTGGCCAAGAGGAACGAG ACGCTGCAGAAGGAGCTGGCGGGCCACGCGCCCCGCCTGGCCGAGGTGCTGAGCCGGGGCGAGGTGGCGGCGAGCGGTGACGAGCCGAGCCCGGAGCTGGAGGCGCgggtgcaggagctgcaggggctgTGGGAGACGCTGCGGGCAGAAGCGGCCGCCCGGCACCGGCGCCTGCAGGAGGCTGGCGAAGCCCAGCAGTACTATCTGGACGCCGGCGAGGCCGAGGCTTGGGTCAGCGAGCAGGAGCTCTTCATGGGAGCTGAGGAGAAGCCAAAG GACGAGGAGAGCGGCTTGGTGATGCTGAAGAGACACGTCCGGCAGCAGCGGTCCATCGAGGACTATGGCCAAACCATCAAGGAGCTGGCGGGGAGGGCTCAGCAGCTGCTCTCCGCTGGCCACCCTGAGGG GGAGCAGATCATCCGGCTGCAGGGCCAAGTGGACAAGCACTATGCGGGGCTGAAGGAGGCGGCCGAGGAGCGTCGCCGGCGTCTGGAGAACATGTCCCACCTCTTCCAGCTGAAGCGGGAGGTGGAAGACCTGGAGCAGTGGATCGCCGAGCGCGACGTGGTCGCCTCCTCCCAGGAGATGGGGCAGGACCTGGACCACGTCACG CTCCTGCGGGAGAAGTTTCGGGAGTTTGCACGGGAGACAGGCAGTGTGGGGCAGGAGCGTGTGGACCGAGTGAACCTGGCCATCGAGGACCTCATTGACGCGGGGCACGCGGAGGCGGCTACCATGGCCGAGTGGAAGGACGGGCTGAACGAGAGCTGGGCTGACCTCCTGGAGCTGATTGACACCCGCATGCAGCTCCTCGCCGCCTCCCATGACCTGCACAAGTACTTCTATgatggtgctgagctgctggcccTCATTGCTGCCCGGCGCCAGGAGCTGCCCCAGGACCTGGGCGAGGATGTCGGCACAGTGGAGGCTTTCCACCGCATGCACAGCGCCTTCGAGCGTgacctccagctgctggaggcGCAG GTGCAGCAGTTTCGGGAGACGGCGGCACGCCTGCAGACCGCCTACGCCGGGGAGAAGGCGGCCAGCATCCAGGAGCAAGAGCAGGAGGTGGCACGAGCCCTGCGGGCGCTGCTGGAGGCGTGCAGCGGGCGCCGGGCCAGGCTGGTGGACACAGCCGACAAGCATCGCTTCTTCGGCATGGCACGGGACCTGCTCTCCTGGATGGAGAGCACCGTCCGGCAGATCGAGACGCAGGAGAAACCCAG GGATGTGTCCTCCGTGGAGCTGCTCATGAAGTACCACCAGGGCATCAGGGCTGAGGTGGATGCCCGGGGTAAGAGCTTCACCGCCTGTATTGAGCTGGGCAAGAAGCTGCTGCAGCGCAAGCACCAGGACTCGCCCGAG ATCAAGGCGAAGCTGGTGGAGCTGGTGGACAAGAGGAAGGCCATGATGGAAACGTGGGAGCAGCGCTGGGACCGGCTGCGGCTGT TGCTGGAGGTGTGCCAGTTCTCCCGGGACGCCTCGGTGGCCGAGTCATGGCTCATGGCACAGGAGCCCTACTTGGCCAGCAGCGACTATGGGCAGACGGTGGACGCGGTGGAGAAGCTGCTCAAGCGGCACGAGGCTTTCGAGAAGTCCTCGGCCACCTGGGAGGAGCGCATCGCTGCCCTGAGGAAGCTGACGACG CTGGAGCTCCTGGGCGAGCGGACGCTGCGCGAGGGGCTGGCACGGGACGGGGTGACGCGTGCCGAGGCTCCCGACTACCGCCTGGATCTGGACGGGGAGCTGGAGGCTGG AtccgaggaggaggaagaggaggagaagagggaaggtgcTAGCATGCGGGACGTCTCTCCGCCCGCCACCGATGGACCAGAGCTG CTGGCGCGGATGACGGGCGACGAGGAGCCGGCGTTGCCGAGCCCAGGGCCACCGCGGGAGGAGCCGGAGGAGCCGGCCACGCTACCGGCCCGCACCTGCAGCATTCAGCTGGAGGGCTACCTCGGCCGCAAGCACGACCTGGAGGCAGCCACCAAACGGGCGTCCAACCG GTCGTGGAGCACGCGGTACTGCGTGCTGCGGGGCGGCCAGCTCGCCTTCTTCAAGGATGCCAAGAGCCGGGCGCTGGGGCAGCCCTGCCACGGCGAGGAGCCCCTGGGATTGCGGGATGCCCTCTGCGAGGTGGCCGCCGGCTACAAGAAGAAGAAGCACGTCTTCAAACTCAG GCTCAGCAATGGCAGCGTGTGGCTCTTCCACGGCAAGGATGAG GATGAACTGCAGGCCTGGCTGCAGGGGCTGAGCACAGCAATAACCGAGTGCCGGAGCAGCCGGGAGAAGGCACagagcctgcccctgcccccggccccccctgAGCCCCCCCTGCCACGCAAGGACAAGGAGAAACGGTTCAGCTTCTTCCCCAAAAAGAAATAA